The following proteins are encoded in a genomic region of Spirosoma sp. SC4-14:
- a CDS encoding alpha/beta fold hydrolase, producing the protein MKLFFRQTGETGPAIVILHGVFGSSDNWLTISKTIAAKGYRVFALDQRNHGQSPRADEHDYQVMASDLREFLIDQQLDKPILVGHSMGGKAVMQYAMLYPGTFYKLVVVDIAPKFYPVHHAELVRGLKAIDLASLKSRNDADAVLSQYEPIPTVRQFLLKNLYRNEQGQFAWRLNLPVIERELHGIGEELTNPQIVSDPTLFIRGSESPYILDDDIPTIKRIFPNAQIAVIQGAGHWVQAEKPVEFVDALLTFIGHGL; encoded by the coding sequence ATGAAATTATTCTTCCGCCAGACGGGTGAAACCGGTCCGGCAATCGTGATTTTGCATGGTGTTTTCGGCTCGTCGGACAATTGGCTAACCATCAGTAAAACCATTGCAGCTAAGGGCTACCGCGTTTTTGCCCTCGATCAGCGTAACCATGGCCAGTCGCCCCGCGCCGACGAACACGACTATCAGGTCATGGCATCGGACCTTCGCGAGTTTTTGATCGATCAGCAACTCGACAAACCCATCTTGGTTGGACATTCGATGGGAGGCAAAGCCGTGATGCAATATGCCATGCTTTATCCCGGCACATTCTACAAACTGGTAGTTGTCGATATTGCGCCTAAGTTCTACCCGGTTCATCATGCCGAACTTGTGCGCGGCCTGAAAGCCATCGATCTGGCCAGCCTTAAAAGCCGTAACGACGCCGATGCTGTTCTGAGTCAGTACGAACCCATTCCCACAGTCCGGCAATTTCTGCTTAAAAATCTCTATCGAAACGAGCAGGGGCAATTTGCCTGGCGACTCAATCTGCCTGTTATCGAACGGGAACTTCACGGCATAGGCGAAGAACTTACCAATCCACAAATCGTAAGTGATCCTACTCTGTTTATCCGTGGCAGCGAATCGCCTTATATTCTGGACGACGATATTCCGACCATTAAGCGTATCTTCCCAAATGCCCAAATTGCTGTAATTCAGGGAGCTGGTCACTGGGTACAGGCCGAAAAACCGGTGGAGTTTGTAGATGCCTTACTAACCTTTATAGGGCATGGTTTATAG
- a CDS encoding SAM-dependent methyltransferase, with protein sequence MPTLYLIPTLLADDTAEQVLPPTIRDVIDKTDAFFVENLRTARRFISGLKTSRIIAETTFFELNKDTPPADTRKQIQELMERKRNAGVLSEAGCPGVADPGSVVVGMAHALGWRVEPLVGPSSILLALMASGMSGQSFVFHGYLPIEKQDRIRAIRHLEKEAQQRQQTQIFMETPYRNDALFADIVASCQANTRLCVACNLTAPDAFVRTQTIREWKTQVPDLRKKPTVFLLL encoded by the coding sequence ATGCCGACGCTTTATTTGATACCGACACTGCTGGCCGACGATACTGCCGAACAGGTGTTACCGCCAACAATTCGGGACGTAATCGACAAAACGGATGCTTTTTTTGTCGAAAATCTCCGCACAGCCCGTCGTTTTATTAGTGGGCTGAAAACCAGCCGTATTATTGCCGAAACTACGTTTTTTGAACTAAATAAAGATACGCCACCAGCCGACACCCGAAAACAAATCCAGGAACTCATGGAGCGCAAACGCAATGCGGGTGTACTCTCAGAAGCAGGCTGCCCCGGTGTAGCTGATCCGGGTTCGGTTGTTGTAGGGATGGCCCATGCACTAGGTTGGCGGGTAGAGCCTCTGGTTGGCCCATCATCGATTCTGCTGGCACTTATGGCGTCGGGCATGAGTGGGCAGTCATTTGTGTTTCATGGCTATTTGCCCATTGAAAAACAAGACCGCATTCGGGCAATTCGGCATCTGGAAAAAGAAGCTCAACAGCGACAGCAGACACAGATTTTCATGGAAACCCCTTACCGGAACGATGCCCTTTTTGCCGACATTGTGGCCAGTTGTCAGGCCAATACGCGCCTTTGTGTAGCCTGCAATCTAACCGCTCCTGACGCTTTTGTACGTACGCAAACCATTCGGGAATGGAAAACACAAGTTCCAGATTTGCGTAAAAAACCAACGGTGTTTTTACTTTTGTAA
- a CDS encoding MBL fold metallo-hydrolase, whose product MIQAFEFSPFHENTYVIADDTTREAVIIDPGCYEQAEKEALGRFVTDHNLSVKYLLLTHAHLDHVFGVAYVKRKFGVKAYLHELDMVIYNDVPTRCALYGLRGYEPAEIDAYLKEGDKFSFGNITLDVVFVPGHAPGHVAFINHADRYIIGGDVLFRGSVGRTDFPYCNHADLVNSIRTEFYTLPDDYVVYPGHMEPTTIGHEKRTNPFVKEVTG is encoded by the coding sequence ATGATTCAAGCCTTCGAGTTTTCTCCATTTCACGAAAATACGTACGTCATTGCCGATGATACGACCCGCGAAGCCGTTATTATTGACCCTGGCTGTTACGAACAAGCCGAAAAAGAAGCCCTGGGCCGATTCGTTACAGATCATAACCTGTCGGTAAAATATCTCTTGCTCACTCATGCGCACCTTGACCACGTATTTGGAGTAGCCTATGTCAAACGCAAATTTGGCGTAAAAGCCTACCTGCACGAACTGGATATGGTTATTTACAATGATGTGCCTACCCGTTGTGCACTCTATGGTTTACGCGGTTATGAACCGGCCGAGATCGATGCTTATTTAAAAGAAGGCGACAAATTTTCATTTGGCAACATAACGCTGGATGTCGTTTTTGTACCGGGGCATGCACCGGGTCACGTGGCCTTTATCAATCATGCTGATCGCTATATTATTGGTGGCGATGTACTGTTCCGGGGTAGTGTGGGCCGTACAGATTTCCCATATTGCAATCATGCCGACCTCGTCAACAGCATACGAACTGAATTTTACACGCTCCCCGACGATTATGTTGTGTATCCAGGCCATATGGAACCGACAACCATCGGCCACGAAAAACGGACAAACCCATTTGTAAAAGAAGTTACTGGTTAA
- the pssA gene encoding CDP-diacylglycerol--serine O-phosphatidyltransferase: MNALLKHLPNAMTCGNLLCGCVGLVMAMRGHLDTAAWLIGLAAVLDFGDGFVARLVKVSGPFGKELDSLADVVTFGVLPATIVFQLCWFQQLGPISYAAFLIAVLSALRLANFNIDTRQSESFIGLPVPANAMLIAAFPLMSRYQPQYDTIWQNDVAMGMMIAFSFMLVSEVPLFALKFKSFGWAENRIKFSFLIASVLLLLFLQFAAIPLIILLYIVVSLFSKERKSETGPL, encoded by the coding sequence ATGAACGCTCTTCTCAAACATCTCCCCAATGCCATGACCTGCGGCAACCTGTTGTGTGGTTGTGTTGGTTTAGTTATGGCTATGCGCGGGCATCTGGATACAGCAGCCTGGCTCATTGGGTTGGCGGCAGTGCTCGACTTTGGCGATGGCTTCGTAGCCCGGTTGGTTAAGGTGTCGGGGCCTTTCGGTAAAGAGTTGGATTCGCTGGCCGATGTGGTTACGTTTGGCGTACTACCCGCCACAATTGTTTTCCAACTGTGCTGGTTTCAGCAACTGGGCCCTATTTCCTACGCAGCATTCCTGATTGCAGTTTTGTCGGCACTACGGCTGGCTAATTTCAATATCGATACGCGCCAGTCTGAATCATTTATTGGACTACCTGTGCCTGCTAATGCTATGCTGATTGCGGCTTTTCCGCTGATGAGTCGTTACCAACCTCAATACGATACCATCTGGCAAAACGATGTTGCTATGGGTATGATGATCGCTTTTTCATTTATGCTCGTTTCGGAGGTTCCGCTTTTTGCGCTCAAATTCAAATCGTTCGGTTGGGCCGAAAATCGCATTAAATTCAGTTTTTTGATCGCGTCCGTCTTACTCTTGTTATTTTTGCAGTTCGCAGCCATTCCGTTAATCATTCTACTGTATATAGTTGTCTCATTATTTTCTAAAGAGCGAAAGAGTGAAACTGGGCCGCTTTAG
- the purS gene encoding phosphoribosylformylglycinamidine synthase subunit PurS, with protein sequence MKYIAEINIMTRSEILDPQGKAVKLGLHNLHMDTIDNVRIGKHIRLEVESDSQEQAHETVDSACRQLLANLIMEEYSFELRPA encoded by the coding sequence ATGAAATACATCGCCGAAATTAACATCATGACCCGTTCGGAAATCCTCGACCCACAAGGGAAGGCCGTTAAACTGGGGCTACATAACCTTCATATGGATACGATCGATAACGTCCGGATCGGTAAGCATATTCGTCTGGAAGTAGAATCTGACAGCCAGGAACAGGCTCACGAAACGGTTGATTCAGCCTGCCGCCAGCTCCTGGCCAATCTGATCATGGAAGAATATTCATTCGAACTGCGGCCAGCCTGA
- a CDS encoding beta-ketoacyl-ACP synthase III: MNTVYSSIKGLGFYVPDTIVTNDDLTQYMDTSDAWIQERTGIKQRRFFTYGKETNASMAAAASRQALDRAGLVPKDVELIVYATLSPDYYFPGSAFLMQRELELEGIAVIDIRQQCSGFVYGLSIADQFIKTGMYKTVLVVGSEIQSTLMDKTTEGRNVAVIFGDGAGAAVVQATTDPEHRILSTHLHADGRYAEELYLKDPGSSRPDHFITADTATAGGSSVVMNGNAVFKHAVVRFMEVINEGLTANGYQATDLSLLVPHQANIRISGYIQQQMNLPDEKVFNNIQKYGNTTAASIPIALTEAYEQGRIQSGDLVCLAAFGSGFTWASALIKW, from the coding sequence ATGAACACCGTCTATTCAAGCATAAAAGGGTTAGGTTTTTACGTACCGGATACTATTGTTACCAACGATGACCTGACCCAATATATGGATACGTCCGACGCCTGGATTCAGGAACGGACAGGTATCAAACAACGTCGTTTCTTTACGTATGGCAAAGAAACCAATGCCAGCATGGCAGCAGCAGCATCAAGGCAGGCACTCGATCGCGCTGGTCTTGTTCCTAAAGATGTTGAGCTGATCGTTTACGCCACGTTGTCGCCCGACTACTACTTTCCGGGGTCGGCTTTTCTAATGCAGCGCGAGCTGGAACTGGAAGGCATAGCTGTTATCGACATCCGGCAGCAATGTTCAGGATTCGTTTACGGCCTGTCGATTGCCGACCAGTTCATTAAAACTGGTATGTATAAAACCGTGCTGGTTGTAGGCTCCGAAATTCAGTCGACTTTGATGGATAAAACCACCGAAGGCCGCAATGTGGCCGTTATTTTCGGCGACGGGGCGGGGGCGGCTGTTGTTCAGGCAACTACAGATCCCGAACACCGCATTTTATCGACTCACCTGCATGCCGACGGCCGCTATGCCGAAGAGCTTTACCTGAAAGATCCGGGCAGCAGCCGCCCCGATCATTTCATTACGGCCGATACAGCAACAGCGGGAGGCAGTAGCGTGGTTATGAACGGCAATGCCGTTTTTAAACATGCTGTAGTACGGTTTATGGAAGTGATCAACGAAGGATTGACCGCCAATGGTTATCAGGCCACCGATCTGAGCCTGTTGGTTCCACATCAGGCCAATATTCGCATTTCGGGCTACATTCAGCAACAAATGAACCTACCCGATGAGAAAGTATTTAACAACATCCAGAAGTATGGCAATACCACGGCAGCTTCTATACCCATTGCCCTAACCGAAGCGTATGAGCAGGGGCGCATTCAATCGGGCGATCTGGTTTGCCTGGCTGCATTTGGCAGTGGCTTCACCTGGGCCTCAGCTCTGATAAAGTGGTAA
- a CDS encoding CoA-binding protein, with translation MNKEAKKTVIIGATENPSRYANRAAHSLVRYGHAIELVGLRPGQINGQPIHTGQPALTDVDTVTMYVGPQNQPGLYAYIKSLKPRRVIFNPGTENPEFEEQLRAEGIEPVEGCTLVMLSIGTY, from the coding sequence ATGAATAAGGAAGCAAAAAAAACAGTAATAATCGGTGCGACAGAAAACCCCTCTCGCTATGCCAATCGGGCCGCACATAGTTTAGTACGATACGGGCATGCTATAGAGTTGGTTGGGTTGAGACCTGGGCAAATAAACGGTCAACCTATTCATACCGGTCAACCTGCTTTAACAGATGTCGACACGGTAACGATGTATGTTGGTCCTCAGAATCAGCCGGGTTTATACGCCTATATTAAAAGCCTGAAACCCCGACGGGTCATTTTTAATCCCGGAACCGAAAATCCTGAATTCGAAGAGCAATTACGGGCCGAAGGTATTGAGCCTGTCGAAGGCTGTACGCTGGTGATGCTGTCGATTGGGACGTATTGA
- a CDS encoding HNH endonuclease codes for MSEKKNQSFWNEKWVPIVFEGIENPPRYEVSNYGRLRSFQASAKPDVSDKGTGNIIKGSVIQGYRSLNIRSAGKTLNRYVHKLVAEHFVDRGHPDRTYVIHIDHDKQNNYYNNLRWVTKNEMIEHNRNNPNLKNRVIPRSTRNYKLTESKVKIIKKLLRNDKNRLKMIAKQFGITHTQLNRIRSGENWKHVTIEDDPR; via the coding sequence ATGAGTGAGAAGAAGAATCAAAGTTTCTGGAATGAGAAGTGGGTGCCCATTGTGTTCGAAGGTATTGAGAACCCACCCCGTTATGAAGTATCTAATTATGGCAGGCTTCGCAGTTTTCAGGCAAGCGCTAAACCCGACGTCTCCGACAAGGGTACCGGTAATATTATTAAAGGATCTGTAATTCAGGGATATCGATCGTTAAATATCCGTTCGGCCGGTAAAACGCTCAACCGATATGTTCACAAACTAGTTGCCGAACATTTTGTAGATCGTGGCCACCCCGATCGGACATACGTGATCCATATTGACCATGACAAGCAAAATAACTATTACAACAACCTGCGGTGGGTCACAAAAAATGAAATGATTGAGCACAACCGGAATAACCCGAACCTTAAAAATCGTGTCATTCCCCGCTCAACCCGCAATTACAAACTCACCGAAAGCAAGGTTAAGATCATCAAAAAACTGCTCCGAAATGATAAAAATCGCCTGAAAATGATTGCCAAGCAGTTCGGAATAACCCACACTCAGCTAAACCGCATCAGATCGGGTGAAAACTGGAAACACGTAACCATTGAAGACGATCCGCGTTAG
- a CDS encoding XdhC family protein: protein MKEIKRILTAYEQIDLRKRKVALATEVYVQGSAYRRPGARILVSDDGRCEDAISDGCLEGDALRKARRVMLDGKPVIVRYDTIDPTDPTNPIALLQAPFNEIALSILSEINAFFSQHSGGFLSNRPGPIHERSSDRPERVLV, encoded by the coding sequence ATGAAAGAGATTAAACGCATATTGACTGCTTATGAACAGATCGACCTCCGGAAACGCAAGGTCGCGCTGGCAACGGAGGTGTATGTTCAGGGATCAGCCTACCGACGACCCGGCGCACGCATACTGGTGAGTGACGACGGCCGCTGTGAAGATGCCATCAGTGACGGGTGTCTGGAAGGCGATGCGCTACGCAAAGCCCGACGGGTGATGCTCGATGGTAAACCAGTAATTGTGCGTTATGATACCATAGACCCGACCGATCCAACGAATCCAATTGCCTTATTGCAGGCACCTTTCAACGAAATCGCCCTGTCTATCCTGAGCGAAATCAACGCCTTTTTTAGCCAGCACTCGGGCGGCTTTCTGAGCAACAGACCGGGGCCTATTCATGAGCGTAGTTCGGATCGACCCGAACGGGTTTTAGTATAA
- a CDS encoding (2Fe-2S)-binding protein — MAKFSLKINGKIRQVDVDPTTPMLWVLRDHLDLPGTKYGCGIAQCGACTVHLDGTAVRSCQLPVSVVGKQAITTIEGLSAKGDHPVQKAWLEHDVAQCGYCQAGQIMSAASLLKTNPNPGDADIDLAMSGNICRCGTYLRIRDAIKSAAKETTNTPATHK; from the coding sequence TTGGCAAAATTCAGCTTAAAAATCAACGGAAAAATCAGGCAGGTGGATGTCGACCCAACTACGCCCATGCTTTGGGTCCTACGCGACCATCTGGACCTGCCAGGCACTAAATACGGCTGTGGGATTGCCCAGTGCGGAGCCTGCACGGTACATCTGGACGGCACGGCGGTTCGTTCCTGCCAGTTGCCGGTTTCGGTGGTTGGCAAGCAAGCCATCACCACCATTGAAGGGCTATCGGCCAAAGGCGATCATCCCGTCCAGAAAGCCTGGCTAGAACACGATGTAGCCCAATGTGGCTACTGTCAGGCGGGTCAGATCATGAGTGCGGCTTCGCTGCTAAAAACCAATCCGAACCCCGGCGATGCGGATATAGATCTGGCCATGAGTGGCAACATTTGCCGGTGTGGTACGTATCTGCGCATCAGGGACGCCATCAAATCGGCGGCCAAGGAAACAACAAACACCCCAGCCACTCATAAATAA
- a CDS encoding molybdopterin cofactor-binding domain-containing protein, translated as MENTKMTYNRRAFLKASLLSGGGMMLSVSWLSNVKAADKLQALNLPAQASQLNAYIQITADNAVKLICPNPEFGQNVMTSLPMIIAEELDVDWKNVVVEMGPHDNTKLGPQFTGGSNSVRMYWKPLREAGAAARQMLREAAAQTWNVPAEEVTTQAGVLQHASGKSASYGEMASKAATLTVPKGMKLKAPKDFSIVRTSKKNVEGQKIVTGKPLFGLDYRTDGMLIAMIQHPPAFGMKLKSFDASQALKMPGIKEVFSLNLYPDDFEQGGFDTRTFNQLLVVVGKSTWEVMNARKKLKVQWEPAGDTKDMMMGRGGKREVTVPGRLETTSTQLEQMQELAKKPAQQLRKDGDPEMAFKNAAQIIERTYNAPFLAHNTMEPMNFFAHVTEEKAVVAGPLQAPGWSEPTLAKLLNLPADKIEIQMTRMGGGFGRRAYCQYMYEAALISKQVKAPVKLIYTREDDMTYGIYRPMYTATYRAALDANKNLIGFHVKGGGIPEHAIHANRFPAGAVDNYLAEGWEIPSNITIGAFRAPRSNFNAAAEQSFLDEVAEAIGKDPIEFRLELLKRAKENPVGKNNEYDADRYAGVLTLVRDKSNWNKVGNEKYHRGVAAYFCHNSYAAHVVDMVSRDGEPYVERVFSAMDCGIVVNPDAAKNMVQGAVVDGIGNALYGALTHKNGAAEQSNFHNYRIIRHNEAPKQIEVYFVENDFDPTGLGEPPFPPVFGAVANALYKTTGKRFYDQPFKSELDKPVQG; from the coding sequence ATGGAAAATACGAAAATGACCTACAATCGGCGTGCCTTTCTGAAAGCTTCGTTGCTTTCGGGGGGTGGCATGATGCTCAGTGTGAGCTGGCTGTCGAACGTTAAGGCAGCTGATAAACTACAGGCACTGAACCTGCCTGCGCAAGCGAGCCAGCTCAATGCCTACATTCAAATCACCGCCGACAACGCCGTTAAACTCATCTGCCCCAATCCCGAATTTGGCCAGAACGTGATGACGTCCCTGCCGATGATCATTGCCGAAGAACTAGACGTCGACTGGAAAAACGTGGTCGTTGAAATGGGGCCACATGACAATACCAAATTAGGTCCTCAGTTTACCGGTGGCAGTAACTCGGTTCGCATGTACTGGAAACCCCTCCGCGAAGCCGGAGCAGCCGCCCGGCAGATGTTGCGGGAAGCAGCCGCCCAAACCTGGAATGTGCCCGCCGAAGAAGTAACAACCCAGGCAGGAGTACTACAGCATGCAAGCGGAAAATCGGCCAGCTATGGCGAAATGGCCAGCAAAGCGGCTACGCTCACCGTGCCTAAAGGCATGAAGCTAAAAGCCCCGAAGGATTTTTCAATTGTCAGAACGTCGAAAAAAAATGTGGAAGGCCAGAAAATAGTGACGGGCAAACCTCTGTTCGGGCTTGACTACCGCACCGACGGCATGCTGATTGCCATGATTCAGCATCCACCGGCCTTTGGCATGAAACTGAAGTCGTTCGATGCCTCACAAGCCCTCAAAATGCCGGGTATCAAAGAGGTATTCAGCCTGAATCTGTACCCAGACGATTTTGAGCAGGGCGGCTTCGATACCCGCACCTTCAACCAATTGCTGGTGGTGGTGGGCAAGAGCACCTGGGAGGTGATGAATGCCCGTAAGAAACTGAAAGTTCAGTGGGAGCCTGCTGGCGATACCAAGGATATGATGATGGGCAGGGGTGGCAAACGGGAAGTTACGGTGCCGGGTCGGCTGGAAACGACCAGCACCCAACTCGAACAGATGCAGGAACTAGCTAAAAAGCCAGCCCAGCAATTACGAAAAGACGGCGACCCGGAAATGGCGTTCAAAAATGCGGCTCAGATTATCGAGCGCACCTACAATGCACCTTTTTTAGCGCACAATACGATGGAGCCGATGAATTTCTTCGCCCATGTGACGGAGGAGAAAGCGGTAGTAGCCGGACCATTGCAGGCGCCGGGTTGGTCTGAACCCACGCTGGCGAAACTATTGAACCTGCCAGCCGACAAGATTGAGATTCAGATGACACGGATGGGTGGCGGCTTCGGGCGTCGGGCGTATTGTCAATATATGTATGAAGCGGCTCTGATTTCCAAACAGGTTAAAGCACCTGTCAAACTGATCTACACCCGCGAAGATGACATGACCTATGGTATCTACCGGCCTATGTACACCGCTACGTATCGGGCGGCTCTGGATGCCAACAAGAACCTGATCGGTTTTCACGTAAAAGGAGGTGGCATTCCGGAACATGCCATTCATGCCAACCGTTTCCCGGCCGGTGCGGTCGATAACTATCTGGCCGAAGGCTGGGAAATTCCATCCAACATTACCATTGGTGCTTTCCGCGCCCCACGCTCCAACTTCAACGCTGCCGCCGAACAATCGTTTCTGGATGAAGTAGCCGAAGCCATAGGCAAAGACCCCATCGAGTTCAGGCTGGAGCTTCTGAAACGGGCCAAAGAAAATCCGGTGGGCAAAAACAACGAGTATGACGCCGACCGGTATGCGGGTGTACTCACCCTGGTGCGCGACAAATCGAACTGGAATAAGGTCGGAAACGAGAAATACCACCGGGGCGTAGCGGCCTATTTCTGTCATAACTCATATGCGGCTCATGTGGTGGATATGGTAAGTCGGGATGGAGAGCCGTATGTTGAACGGGTATTCAGTGCGATGGACTGCGGCATTGTCGTAAATCCTGATGCAGCCAAAAACATGGTGCAGGGAGCCGTAGTCGATGGCATCGGGAATGCGCTCTACGGTGCCCTGACGCACAAAAACGGCGCTGCCGAACAAAGTAACTTTCATAATTACCGTATCATTCGGCATAACGAAGCGCCCAAACAGATCGAGGTTTATTTTGTCGAAAACGACTTCGACCCAACTGGCTTAGGCGAACCGCCTTTCCCACCGGTGTTTGGGGCAGTAGCCAATGCATTGTATAAGACCACGGGCAAGCGTTTTTACGACCAGCCCTTTAAATCTGAGCTGGACAAGCCGGTTCAGGGTTAA
- a CDS encoding MFS transporter → MEGTKSTAYISKARSATQLIFLVCGLGMASWAPMIPLAKDRLALNDANLGLLLLLVGGGAMLMMPTSGWLVGRFGSRVVMAGAGLIMAFVLPLLLILSSPAAMAVALFVFGSSIGTIDVAMNAHGVQVQNLYGKPIMSSLHGLFSVGGLFGSLGLGFLIKLGLNPVYAIVSIATLMIIITLTQYPFLFPLEVEQRAIARFSAPHEQPTADKQRFGWLHGRVLFLGMMCFAVFLAEGAILDWSAIFLRDIKGITPEFAGAGYAAFSIAMATMRLTGDKLVARLNGKTVVVGGSLLGAVGLSIAVLSPWVAGAMAGFVLLGLGAANIVPVFFSAAGRLPGIAPTVSIPAITTIGYTGLLAGPALLGFIAQQFSLSIALGFLALVLLLVALSYSLKGQAN, encoded by the coding sequence ATGGAAGGAACAAAATCGACAGCCTATATCTCAAAAGCCCGTTCGGCTACCCAGTTAATTTTTTTGGTTTGTGGCCTGGGTATGGCCAGTTGGGCACCCATGATTCCTCTGGCCAAAGATCGTTTAGCGCTAAACGATGCTAATCTGGGTTTACTGCTGCTGCTGGTAGGAGGTGGTGCCATGCTGATGATGCCTACCTCAGGGTGGCTGGTAGGTCGCTTTGGTAGCCGCGTTGTTATGGCAGGTGCCGGGCTGATCATGGCTTTTGTTCTCCCCCTACTGCTTATTCTTTCCTCTCCGGCGGCTATGGCCGTAGCCTTGTTTGTATTCGGTTCCAGCATCGGTACAATTGACGTGGCCATGAATGCACATGGTGTTCAGGTGCAGAACCTCTACGGAAAACCTATTATGTCGTCGCTGCATGGACTGTTCAGCGTGGGGGGCCTGTTCGGCTCGCTTGGGCTAGGTTTTTTGATTAAACTGGGGCTTAATCCCGTCTACGCCATTGTTAGTATTGCCACGCTGATGATCATTATTACCCTGACGCAGTACCCGTTCTTATTTCCTCTGGAGGTCGAGCAACGGGCCATTGCCCGGTTCTCGGCCCCGCATGAGCAGCCAACGGCGGATAAACAACGGTTTGGCTGGCTGCATGGCAGAGTCTTGTTTCTGGGTATGATGTGTTTTGCTGTTTTTCTGGCCGAGGGTGCCATTCTTGACTGGAGTGCGATCTTTCTGCGCGACATCAAAGGAATCACACCGGAGTTTGCGGGAGCAGGCTACGCGGCTTTTTCGATTGCTATGGCTACAATGCGATTGACTGGAGACAAACTGGTGGCCCGTCTGAACGGCAAAACGGTGGTGGTAGGTGGGAGCCTGCTGGGCGCAGTTGGCCTGAGTATAGCTGTCCTGAGCCCCTGGGTAGCGGGTGCTATGGCTGGCTTTGTGCTGCTGGGGCTCGGAGCGGCCAATATAGTCCCTGTCTTTTTCAGTGCAGCCGGCAGGCTGCCCGGCATTGCGCCGACCGTGAGTATACCGGCCATAACAACCATTGGGTATACGGGCCTGCTGGCAGGCCCGGCCTTACTGGGCTTTATCGCCCAGCAGTTTTCCCTAAGTATCGCTTTAGGGTTTCTGGCTCTGGTATTGCTACTGGTAGCGTTAAGCTATAGCCTGAAAGGGCAAGCCAATTAA